One segment of Bacteroidales bacterium DNA contains the following:
- a CDS encoding choice-of-anchor J domain-containing protein — MLKKLVFPSLLLITVFTMIFASCVKQDFDEPPSKEIPVGEVVSIADLKAMYNGQFLKFDTAMSTYGVVVGDETSGNIYKNSYIQDATGAINLRLKNPGGLYVGDSVRVYLNGLILGNYSGVMQLDSVDVDLNIVKIKTGVLIEPTLVTIPQLAGGAYNSMLIKLEGVEFSASDTSKTWSDAVGLTTVNRTLKDCNNSTVIVRTSGYANFAGVSLPDGNGVFIGIASQFNNDIQLYVRDLNEIDLTGERCGGGGGGTGTGSGTQADPYNVVSGIEKQNATPYVVGWVKGYIVGAVKSGITSIVSNDDIDYAAPFTLATNVLIADSPTENNYLNCVIVNLPAGSPLRSEVNLLDNPDNLGKLLSVNGTLRTYFGAAGLRDSSGENADFELEGGGGGGGTSIFEEEFDSNLGTFTAYSVTGTQVWGWGNFDGGCVVMSGYQGSSFANEDWLISPAISLEGHTGVTLNFREAINYITNINDLKVLISTDYDGTSDPSTNGTWTELTGFNRAPGNNWTFVNSGDVSLAAYENQTIRIAFKFISTESGSSTWEISKVEVKK, encoded by the coding sequence ATGCTAAAAAAATTAGTTTTCCCCTCACTTTTACTGATCACCGTGTTCACAATGATTTTTGCTTCATGTGTAAAACAGGATTTTGACGAACCACCATCAAAAGAAATTCCGGTTGGCGAAGTTGTATCCATTGCTGACCTAAAGGCCATGTATAACGGGCAATTCCTCAAGTTTGACACAGCCATGTCAACCTATGGGGTGGTGGTTGGCGACGAGACTTCAGGAAATATTTACAAAAACTCATACATCCAGGACGCAACCGGCGCCATCAACCTGCGGCTGAAAAATCCCGGAGGGCTGTATGTTGGCGACTCTGTAAGGGTTTACCTTAACGGGCTGATTCTCGGAAATTACAGTGGCGTGATGCAACTCGACTCGGTGGACGTTGACCTTAATATCGTGAAAATTAAAACCGGTGTTTTGATTGAACCAACACTTGTTACCATTCCCCAGCTTGCCGGCGGCGCCTACAATTCGATGCTGATTAAACTTGAGGGTGTTGAGTTTTCGGCTTCAGACACCAGCAAAACCTGGTCGGATGCTGTAGGATTAACAACGGTAAATCGTACGCTAAAAGATTGTAACAACAGCACCGTGATTGTCAGAACAAGTGGTTATGCCAATTTTGCCGGGGTTAGCTTACCTGACGGAAACGGTGTGTTTATTGGCATTGCCAGCCAGTTTAACAATGATATTCAACTTTATGTGCGCGACCTGAACGAGATTGACCTCACAGGAGAACGTTGTGGTGGCGGCGGCGGTGGAACCGGAACAGGTTCTGGAACGCAGGCCGATCCATATAACGTGGTTTCAGGAATTGAAAAACAAAACGCAACGCCTTATGTGGTAGGTTGGGTTAAAGGCTACATCGTCGGCGCCGTAAAATCCGGCATTACTTCAATTGTTTCAAATGATGATATTGATTATGCAGCTCCATTTACATTAGCTACCAACGTGTTGATTGCCGATTCACCGACTGAAAACAATTACCTGAACTGCGTTATTGTGAACCTGCCTGCCGGATCGCCCTTGCGATCTGAAGTAAATCTCCTGGACAATCCTGATAATCTTGGAAAGTTGCTGAGTGTGAACGGAACCTTACGTACTTATTTTGGAGCAGCCGGCCTGAGAGATAGTTCCGGTGAAAATGCCGATTTTGAGCTGGAAGGCGGCGGCGGTGGAGGAGGGACCTCCATTTTCGAAGAGGAATTTGATTCCAACCTTGGTACATTTACCGCGTACAGTGTAACAGGTACACAAGTCTGGGGCTGGGGTAACTTTGATGGGGGTTGTGTTGTGATGTCTGGTTACCAGGGATCAAGTTTTGCTAACGAAGACTGGCTGATTTCACCTGCGATTTCGCTGGAAGGACATACCGGGGTCACCCTGAATTTCCGTGAAGCCATCAACTATATCACGAACATCAACGATTTGAAAGTGCTGATTTCTACCGACTATGACGGCACCAGTGATCCTTCAACCAACGGAACATGGACCGAACTTACCGGATTTAACCGTGCTCCCGGAAATAACTGGACCTTCGTAAACAGCGGCGATGTAAGTCTGGCTGCATACGAAAACCAAACCATCCGCATCGCTTTCAAATTCATAAGTACCGAAAGTGGTTCCTCAACCTGGGAAATCAGTAAAGTTGAGGTAAAAAAGTAG
- a CDS encoding competence/damage-inducible protein A, protein MKAEIITIGDELLIGQVVDTNSAWLGEQLNLTGVRVNQITIISDDRGQILTTLAEASRRADVILITGGLGPTKDDVTKQVLCEFFDTYLVFDQEAYENVERLFRLRGMAVTELNRRQAEVPASCIPLPNPEGTAPGMWFEKDGKYFVSMPGVPFEMKTMFTTQVLPRLAKYTSASFIVHKTILTQGVGESFLAKTIEDWEDHLPENVKLAYLPQPGMVRLRLTAIGDLKAKLEAQLEELDTKLQQLIPDLIFGYGTETMEEVSGKLLLSSGKTLSTAESCTGGYIAHLITSVPGSSAYFKGSVVAYSNEVKRNNLGVDGALLEQHGAVSEQVVRQMAQGIRQKLHTDYGLAVSGIAGPDGGTPEKPVGTTWIALSSPEQTVARKHLFGEHRGRNIRKAALEALNMLRLELKAGK, encoded by the coding sequence ATGAAAGCAGAGATAATCACAATTGGAGACGAATTACTGATTGGCCAGGTGGTAGATACCAACTCGGCATGGCTGGGCGAGCAGCTTAATCTTACCGGAGTTAGGGTAAATCAGATCACCATCATTTCTGATGATCGCGGGCAAATTCTGACCACACTTGCCGAAGCTTCACGACGGGCCGATGTAATCCTGATCACAGGCGGTCTTGGCCCAACAAAAGACGATGTGACCAAGCAGGTTTTATGTGAGTTTTTCGATACCTATCTTGTATTTGACCAGGAAGCATACGAAAATGTAGAACGGTTATTCCGACTGCGGGGCATGGCAGTTACTGAATTAAACCGCCGCCAGGCTGAGGTGCCCGCCTCATGTATTCCTCTGCCAAATCCCGAAGGGACAGCCCCGGGTATGTGGTTTGAGAAGGATGGTAAATATTTCGTTTCGATGCCAGGGGTTCCTTTTGAAATGAAAACTATGTTCACAACGCAGGTTTTGCCCAGGCTGGCAAAATATACGAGCGCCAGTTTTATTGTTCATAAAACCATTTTAACGCAAGGTGTTGGGGAATCTTTTCTTGCCAAAACGATTGAAGATTGGGAAGATCATCTGCCTGAAAATGTCAAACTGGCCTACCTTCCCCAACCGGGGATGGTCCGACTGAGACTTACTGCGATTGGTGATCTAAAAGCAAAACTTGAAGCTCAACTTGAGGAACTGGATACAAAACTTCAACAACTCATTCCTGATTTGATTTTTGGCTATGGAACAGAAACCATGGAAGAAGTTAGCGGGAAATTACTGCTATCATCAGGAAAAACACTTTCGACGGCTGAAAGTTGCACCGGTGGATACATAGCGCACCTTATTACCAGCGTTCCCGGGAGCTCTGCATATTTTAAGGGATCGGTTGTGGCTTATTCTAATGAAGTCAAAAGGAATAATCTTGGAGTTGATGGCGCTCTGCTTGAACAACATGGCGCTGTGAGTGAACAGGTGGTCAGGCAGATGGCTCAGGGAATCAGACAGAAGCTCCATACGGACTATGGTCTTGCTGTTTCAGGTATTGCCGGACCGGATGGAGGAACACCCGAAAAACCTGTAGGAACAACCTGGATTGCGCTTTCTTCTCCTGAACAAACGGTCGCAAGGAAACATCTTTTTGGTGAACATCGCGGAAGGAACATTCGCAAAGCTGCCCTTGAAGCACTCAATATGCTCAGGTTGGAGTTGAAGGCCGGAAAATGA
- a CDS encoding polyprenol monophosphomannose synthase, giving the protein MPDKLVIIPTYNEKENIENILRYVFSLKGDFHVLVVEDNSPDGTATIVKNLLNEFPERLFIEERKGKLGLGTAYIHGFRWALARGYEYIFEMDADFSHNPADLIRLYETCKNGADVAIGSRYVGNVIRVVNWPMGRVMMSYYASKYVRIVTGLRIADSTAGFICYRRKVLETIWFDKIKFIGYAFQIEMKLTAARLGFNVVEVPIVFTDRTVGTSKMSAGIFKEAVLGVIKLRYKKILPDPSKN; this is encoded by the coding sequence ATGCCGGATAAATTAGTCATCATACCAACCTATAATGAGAAGGAAAACATCGAAAATATTCTTCGGTACGTTTTTTCCCTCAAAGGCGATTTCCATGTGCTTGTTGTCGAAGACAATTCTCCTGATGGTACAGCAACCATCGTCAAAAACCTCCTGAACGAATTTCCAGAACGGCTTTTTATTGAAGAAAGGAAAGGGAAACTGGGATTGGGAACGGCTTATATTCATGGATTTCGTTGGGCGCTGGCGAGAGGTTACGAGTATATTTTTGAAATGGATGCCGACTTTTCGCACAATCCGGCTGACCTGATCAGGCTTTACGAAACCTGTAAAAATGGTGCAGACGTTGCCATTGGATCCCGTTATGTGGGCAATGTAATCCGGGTGGTCAACTGGCCGATGGGGAGAGTGATGATGTCCTATTATGCTTCCAAATACGTCAGGATTGTCACAGGGTTGAGGATTGCCGATTCAACAGCCGGTTTTATTTGCTATCGCCGCAAGGTCCTTGAAACCATTTGGTTTGACAAAATCAAATTTATCGGGTATGCTTTTCAGATTGAGATGAAACTCACTGCAGCGCGTCTTGGTTTTAATGTCGTTGAAGTTCCGATTGTTTTCACTGACCGTACTGTTGGAACCTCAAAAATGAGTGCCGGGATTTTTAAAGAGGCGGTGCTGGGGGTAATTAAATTAAGATATAAAAAGATATTACCCGATCCTTCTAAAAACTAG
- a CDS encoding endonuclease, with the protein MNRNSFFTFLFAVLPFCAFLQPVGYYNGTEGLQGNDLKMKLHEIIDGHNSLSYFFSKYVIYYADADPAFPGNVILIYTGRSQNGMDYGSGGNKINREHVWAKSHGQFEGILPMDSDVHNLKPADASVNTARSNLDFDWSLYYHSEATECKFTPGVSWEPRNAVKGDVARTIFYMDTRYEYTNGEANLTVVDKLDTYPYPEHGKLSALLEWNPLDPPDQFEYNRNNVIYRFQKNRNPFIDNPAFVELIWGQGSLPYFSIGGIGVSDDQPQSTQKVTVSASIEPKPEAGDVKLYWGDAFNNLQDHITMNFSNGKWLGEIPAFPEEKVIYFAVRAIEGNSNISWSPTYSYRVASSYNGDIISIPEIQGTGSNTPYENQIVTTTGIVTAFFPNGYYIQAGNGPRTGLFIYDPNRFPAIGDSIVITGLAKEYYGLTEMTNPTMYKLIKTDLPGPDPEVLTASDLGEDWESVLVRIADATCTYAQHWNNSGMWRVNDGTGQVNVHNNDVFEIDPVLNKDYTITGPLSYDYSEWKIELRSLKDISDPTFIGEKENLLHLIVFPNPTAGELFIQLPVTGSLNREIRIFDLMGIEKSAFSVDSFAETFSIDLRQQRLMDGIYFVVYSDDTARNSERIILLSD; encoded by the coding sequence ATGAATAGAAATTCTTTCTTCACCTTTCTTTTTGCTGTGCTGCCTTTTTGTGCATTCCTTCAGCCCGTTGGCTATTACAACGGTACTGAGGGGTTGCAGGGCAATGATCTGAAAATGAAATTGCACGAAATCATCGATGGGCATAACAGCTTATCCTATTTTTTTTCAAAATATGTGATCTACTATGCAGATGCTGATCCGGCTTTTCCCGGAAATGTCATCTTGATTTACACAGGCAGATCTCAAAATGGGATGGATTACGGATCAGGTGGCAACAAGATCAACCGCGAACATGTTTGGGCTAAGTCGCACGGACAGTTTGAAGGTATTCTGCCCATGGATTCAGATGTGCACAACCTGAAACCCGCCGATGCTTCGGTGAACACCGCCCGCAGCAACCTCGACTTCGACTGGAGCCTTTACTATCATTCAGAAGCCACGGAATGTAAGTTTACCCCCGGAGTTTCCTGGGAACCGCGCAACGCAGTCAAAGGCGATGTGGCCAGGACGATCTTTTATATGGACACCCGCTACGAATACACCAATGGCGAGGCAAATCTTACTGTTGTTGACAAACTGGATACTTATCCTTATCCGGAACATGGTAAACTGTCGGCTTTGCTCGAATGGAATCCTCTGGATCCACCCGATCAGTTTGAATATAACAGGAACAATGTGATTTACAGATTTCAAAAAAACAGAAATCCTTTTATTGACAATCCTGCTTTTGTCGAATTGATTTGGGGGCAGGGAAGTCTGCCGTATTTTTCAATTGGCGGTATCGGGGTTTCGGATGATCAGCCCCAAAGCACCCAAAAGGTTACCGTTTCGGCAAGTATTGAGCCTAAACCTGAAGCTGGTGATGTAAAGCTTTACTGGGGAGATGCTTTTAACAACCTGCAGGATCACATTACAATGAATTTTAGTAATGGAAAATGGCTGGGTGAAATTCCTGCTTTCCCTGAAGAAAAGGTAATTTACTTCGCAGTAAGAGCAATTGAAGGAAACAGCAATATTTCATGGTCGCCCACTTATTCTTACCGCGTAGCCTCTTCATACAATGGAGACATCATCTCCATTCCCGAAATTCAGGGAACCGGAAGCAATACACCTTACGAAAATCAAATCGTTACAACTACGGGTATTGTAACTGCTTTTTTCCCCAACGGCTATTACATCCAGGCAGGAAATGGACCAAGAACGGGTTTGTTCATTTATGATCCCAACAGGTTCCCTGCCATTGGCGACAGCATCGTTATCACAGGATTAGCCAAAGAATACTATGGCCTCACGGAAATGACCAATCCCACGATGTACAAACTGATTAAAACTGATCTGCCTGGACCCGATCCCGAGGTACTCACCGCTTCTGATTTAGGGGAAGATTGGGAAAGTGTCCTGGTGAGGATTGCCGATGCCACATGCACCTATGCCCAGCACTGGAACAATTCTGGTATGTGGCGGGTGAATGATGGGACAGGCCAGGTAAATGTTCATAACAACGATGTTTTTGAAATCGATCCTGTGTTGAACAAAGATTACACGATTACAGGACCTCTCAGTTACGATTACTCTGAATGGAAAATCGAACTCAGGTCGTTGAAAGACATATCTGATCCAACGTTTATTGGTGAAAAGGAAAACTTGCTACATCTTATTGTTTTCCCCAACCCGACTGCAGGTGAACTATTTATTCAACTTCCCGTCACTGGTAGCCTTAACCGTGAAATAAGGATTTTCGATTTAATGGGGATCGAAAAGTCAGCATTCAGCGTTGACTCATTTGCTGAAACATTCAGCATTGACTTAAGGCAGCAAAGGTTGATGGATGGGATTTACTTTGTTGTCTATTCTGATGATACTGCCAGGAATTCGGAGCGGATAATTTTACTTTCAGATTGA
- a CDS encoding nucleoside phosphorylase encodes MERIKESELIINAEGNIYHLNLKPDNLADNVILVGDPGRVLKISRYFDKIEHQSQNREIVAHTGTFNNKRISVLSTGMGTDNIDIVMNELDALVNIDFKTRIAREKLRSLNIVRLGTSGAIQPEIPVNTIAVSTHGIGMDGLLKFYHSSHVIETELTNAFIHQTDWHDDLPFPYIVAGSDQLIHKMGYGLLQGITGTAPGFYGPQGRVIRIPLNHPELMERIQKFSFEGKRVLNFEMETSALYGLGKLLSHNTLTMCAVIANRATGEYSKDYHAVIDRLIQIVLERLTAS; translated from the coding sequence ATGGAAAGAATTAAAGAGTCGGAGTTGATTATAAATGCTGAAGGAAATATTTACCACCTGAACCTGAAGCCTGACAACCTGGCTGACAATGTAATCCTGGTCGGAGATCCGGGAAGGGTTTTAAAAATCTCACGCTATTTCGATAAAATTGAGCATCAAAGCCAGAACCGCGAGATTGTTGCTCACACCGGAACCTTCAACAATAAGCGGATTTCAGTGCTTTCTACCGGTATGGGAACGGACAATATTGATATCGTGATGAACGAATTGGATGCGCTGGTCAACATTGATTTTAAAACGCGCATTGCAAGAGAAAAACTCAGAAGCCTTAATATTGTTAGGCTGGGAACATCCGGCGCCATTCAACCTGAAATTCCCGTTAACACCATTGCCGTATCTACGCACGGCATAGGCATGGACGGGTTGTTGAAGTTTTACCACAGCAGCCATGTTATTGAAACGGAGCTGACTAACGCATTTATTCATCAAACAGACTGGCATGACGATCTTCCATTTCCCTATATTGTTGCAGGTTCAGATCAATTAATTCATAAAATGGGTTACGGCCTTTTACAGGGGATTACCGGAACAGCCCCAGGCTTTTACGGCCCACAGGGCAGGGTAATCCGCATTCCGCTCAACCATCCCGAATTAATGGAACGCATTCAAAAGTTCAGTTTTGAAGGAAAAAGGGTATTAAATTTCGAAATGGAAACTTCGGCACTTTATGGCCTGGGCAAATTACTCAGCCACAATACGCTGACTATGTGCGCGGTGATTGCCAACCGGGCTACCGGTGAATATTCAAAAGACTACCATGCTGTCATCGACAGGTTGATACAAATAGTGTTGGAGCGATTGACTGCCAGCTAG